Proteins encoded together in one Impatiens glandulifera chromosome 1, dImpGla2.1, whole genome shotgun sequence window:
- the LOC124932137 gene encoding egg cell-secreted protein 1.2-like, with translation MTINPLFMKIDKLVLFFSLTLLVTFSMGRPIFNNNNIPTLRERLKLDEGNGTSYLCWESMFELRSCTGEMVSFFLNGETYLGTECCRAIETIQRHCWPSLFGSIGYTTQESDILYDYCATELAHTLPSPPPPRVNGEVIDHNRARFNFSP, from the coding sequence ATGACCATTAATCCATTATTCATGAAGATTGATAAGTTGGTATTGTTCTTTAGTCTCACCCTTTTAGTCACATTTTCCATGGGGCGTCCAATATTCAATAACAATAACATACCTACTCTTCGTGAAAGGCTGAAATTGGATGAAGGTAATGGAACGTCGTACCTTTGTTGGGAATCTATGTTCGAGCTTCGGTCATGCACGGGTGAAATGGTTTCATTTTTTCTCAATGGTGAGACTTATTTGGGAACTGAGTGTTGTCGAGCCATTGAAACCATTCAAAGACATTGTTGGCCTTCCCTTTTCGGCTCCATAGGCTATACAACTCAGGAAAGCGATATTCTTTATGACTACTGTGCCACTGAACTGGCTCATACTCTTCcttcaccaccaccacctcgGGTTAATGGTGAGGTTATTGATCATAATCGAGCTCGTTTTAATTTTTCTCCCTAG